The Arachis hypogaea cultivar Tifrunner chromosome 14, arahy.Tifrunner.gnm2.J5K5, whole genome shotgun sequence genome has a segment encoding these proteins:
- the LOC112743507 gene encoding transcription initiation factor TFIID subunit 14b isoform X3 — MNGYALNTGRAAQGMPLNSWICNHHLKLYPEEESGPQSTKKPVVVESYDEIVFSEPSEAFLAHVQNHPVVVVPRLPAGLTLPSPLPIETGNGKERGILYFG; from the exons ATGAATGGTTATGCTCTAAATACTGGCCGTGCAGCTCAAGGAATGCCTCTAAACAGCTGGATTT GTAATCACCATTTGAAATTGTATCCAGAAGAGGAATCTGGTCCTCAGTCAACAAAGAAACCTGTTGTTGTTGAATCTTACGATGAGATTGTATTTTCTGAACCGTCTGAGGCTTTTCTGGCGCATGTGCAGAATCATCCTGTTGTTGTTGTGCCTAGGCTTCCTGCTGGTTTGACTTTGCCTAGCCCAT TACCAATTGAAACTGGGAATGGAAAGGAGAGAG GTATACTTTATTTTGGATAA
- the LOC112743507 gene encoding transcription initiation factor TFIID subunit 14b isoform X4 — protein sequence MNGYALNTGRAAQGMPLNSWICNHHLKLYPEEESGPQSTKKPVVVESYDEIVFSEPSEAFLAHVQNHPVVVVPRLPAVPIETGNGKERGILYFG from the exons ATGAATGGTTATGCTCTAAATACTGGCCGTGCAGCTCAAGGAATGCCTCTAAACAGCTGGATTT GTAATCACCATTTGAAATTGTATCCAGAAGAGGAATCTGGTCCTCAGTCAACAAAGAAACCTGTTGTTGTTGAATCTTACGATGAGATTGTATTTTCTGAACCGTCTGAGGCTTTTCTGGCGCATGTGCAGAATCATCCTGTTGTTGTTGTGCCTAGGCTTCCTGCTG TACCAATTGAAACTGGGAATGGAAAGGAGAGAG GTATACTTTATTTTGGATAA
- the LOC112743507 gene encoding la-related protein 1A isoform X2 yields the protein MSRNLNWRMFELKFSLKPSKLSSSPHGGLSSSPPVGSMPKSFPPFQHPSNQLLEENGFQQQKYVKYHKQCLNDRKKLGIGCSEVMMLLLNKHWMQLMSFNRDEFYWAEGMSSAVVHGWAPPGMEGWLSSPISGKLKGFPKSFLYIQKSDNYAESTF from the exons ATGAGCAG GAATCTGAACTGGAGAATGTTCGAACTCAAATTCAG TCTCAAACCCTCCAAATTGAGTAGTTCGCCACATGGTGGTCTTTCGAGTAGTCCTCCTGTGGGCTCCATGCCAAAATCTTTCCCACCTTTTCAGCATCCAAGTAACCAACTTTTAGAAGAAAACGGTTTCCAACAGCAGAA GTACGTGAAATATCATAAACAATGCTTGAATGATCGAAAGAAACTTGGAATCGGTTGCAGTGAG GTGATGATGTTATTGTTAAATAAGCATTGGATGCAGCTGATGAGTTTCAACAGGGACGAATTCTATTGGGCGGAAGGGATGAGCTCGGCGGTGGTACATGGTTGGGCTCCACCAGGGATGGAAGGGTGGCTTTCCTCACCAATTTCAGGGAAGTTGAAAGGCTTTCCAAAATCCTTTTTGTATATACAAAAAAG TGATAACTACGCAGAATCCACTTTCTAG
- the LOC112743507 gene encoding la-related protein 1A isoform X1 yields the protein MSRNLNWRMFELKFSLKPSKLSSSPHGGLSSSPPVGSMPKSFPPFQHPSNQLLEENGFQQQKYVKYHKQCLNDRKKLGIGCSEVMMLLLNKHWMQLMSFNRDEFYWAEGMSSAVVHGWAPPGMEGWLSSPISGKLKGFPKSFLYIQKRCLLQLFPWLQTNSAI from the exons ATGAGCAG GAATCTGAACTGGAGAATGTTCGAACTCAAATTCAG TCTCAAACCCTCCAAATTGAGTAGTTCGCCACATGGTGGTCTTTCGAGTAGTCCTCCTGTGGGCTCCATGCCAAAATCTTTCCCACCTTTTCAGCATCCAAGTAACCAACTTTTAGAAGAAAACGGTTTCCAACAGCAGAA GTACGTGAAATATCATAAACAATGCTTGAATGATCGAAAGAAACTTGGAATCGGTTGCAGTGAG GTGATGATGTTATTGTTAAATAAGCATTGGATGCAGCTGATGAGTTTCAACAGGGACGAATTCTATTGGGCGGAAGGGATGAGCTCGGCGGTGGTACATGGTTGGGCTCCACCAGGGATGGAAGGGTGGCTTTCCTCACCAATTTCAGGGAAGTTGAAAGGCTTTCCAAAATCCTTTTTGTATATACAAAAAAGGTGTTTATTGCAATTGTTTCCTTGGTTGCAAACTAATAGTGCTATATGA